The nucleotide window GCAGGCGGAACACCCCGTTGAGCGGTAGTCTCCCGGGCGGTGTGGGCCAGGTGTATCCAAATGACATCTCAGGCATTTTGTTTTAAGAAAACCGTCTACTTCATGTCCGTTGCCGGTTGGAGGGTAGGGCTGTTCCTGTTCGCCAGGATACAGTGAGTAGGGCAACTCATCTGCTGGTTGAGCACCCCAGCCAAAACGTGTGATGTTTATCATGCGCTTAGCGGTAGCCATCACCGAACGGCCAATTCTTTTAACATGGCTTTCGTGGCATTTGCCGCAAAACCTAGGGGCATTCTCTGGGGATGAAGGATTTGCCACAAGCCCTCTATGTGCTCTCGGCAGGGATGAAGCCCTTCGGTTTCCTCCGTGACACCTGACACAGGACATCTTATGATTAGAACTAATTTGTTCGATACCCTGGTGGCAGGTGTAACAACCACCCCGTTTTTCCAGGTATTTGATTTTACCGAATACCCTGTCCATGGAAAATCCTGATTCACGATAAAACCGTTCAATAAATTTTTCTGTTTGGCCATAATTTTGAAACTGGACGCCGTCTATAGTGGTTCCGGGTTTTAAAATTTTTTCCGATTTTTTCTGAAAGCCGCGTACCCGGTAGAATGGATCGTTAAAGTCGGCGGCATCAAAATCTTTTTTCGAGATCGCTTCAGGCACCTGGACCATTTCTTTCGAGTCGCCTGTTAGCGGTAAATTGCTGTCAACTTCTGACTCCACTATCTCTTCGGTTTCCGGTTTGGTGCTTCCTTCCGGTTGAATAAAAAAGTCGAGCAGTCCCGTTGGCTTGCTTTCAGATTCATTAGACGGTGCTGCCTCACCACCAATGACACTTTCAAAAAAACCTGATTGGTTATTATTTTCGATTCCCTGTCCTGAAGAAAGAAAAGGAAGTGACCAGAAACTTCCCGCAATGATCAGCAATAAAGAAATTTTATAAAAACGATTCATTCAGCAGGTTGCCTCAAATTTAATATTTTTTTCCTTAATTGACGGTGTTCCATTGTACGTGCAAAGGCATAACTTTGGTTGATATTCTGATAGATGGGGTCATCATATTGGTCGTGGCATGGTATGCAGTTTCCAACTCTTAATATCCTGACTATTTCTTTCTGATTAAAGGTCCGGGCTTTTGGCTGACTGGTTCCAGCAAGAGCTTCACCTCGCATAGAAGTTTTAGCTTGTGGATCAAATTTTGATGCATTCAATATTTTGTCTGTTCGGTTCAAGGGGTCGACAAAATCATTTTTCCCGGTGAAACTTTTTCCTATTTTGAGATCTCCTGCCCCTAATCCTAAAGTTTCAGGAGACAAATGGCAACTGATACAAGACCGGGATTTTTTTTGGATTGAGTGCGGATTTAAAGCATAAGCCAGGTTTGATCCGGATGTGCCATGCGGATTAGTGAACTCCCACTTGCGATAATGGCCTCTCTCGTCTCCCATCTTTTCCAAAACAGGAATAGGGTGTCCTCGTTCGTCAAGAACAGTCAGTTGTTTCTCCTGTTGAATCAGCATGGGGGCTACCTTGCCTCTGGGGCCAATCATCAATGCGGGTTCTCCTATGTCCAGAGGGTGGAATTCAGGAACGTTTGATTGATCCGGGCCTATATTCTGATGGCATCCCGGGCAACGTACAACCCAGCGTGCGTGACAGGCTGTACACTCCAGTCGCGACTGGTGTTGGGGAATGGAGTGAGCATCAAGATAATCTTTCACCAATGGAATTTCATGAGCTTTTCCGGTTTGTTTGCCCATAGTGACCATGCGTCCATCCTGAACTTTTACGTTGGTCATTTTATGGCTGGTCGCGGTAACTGCCATCCAGTCTCCAACTCTGTTCGAGCCACCTGTATAATGTCTGCTGATCCGGATTGACGGATCACTGGGCTCAGTGATTTGTGAAATTAAAGGATAGGAGAGACTGTCTCCGTGACAAGTTTCGCACCGGATCTCAACGGCTTCATGTTGTTTGGAATAAATATTTCCGTCTCCCATTATATCAAGCTGTGTATGACAATCTGTGCAATCCATTCCTTTGGCAGTATGGACGTCTTTTTTGACTTTGCCTTTCCCGGCATACAATGAGAAACCTCTACTTGTTGCAGGTTTTTCAGTGGTCTCACTTTCTGATATCACAAGGTCATTGTTTGTTGATGGAATGTTCTCCTGTTCGACTGGATCCTCTTTGGTTTCGCTGGTATTGATAACTGAAGAAACATTTTCCTGGTCAGAATTATCGACAGACGTCTCCATATCAATGGCTGTGTTCTCAGTCTCCTCAAGCGTGTCCAACATCTCGTGAGGCTCCATGCCCAGGGTTTGTAAAGTGAATGACCTATGACACTGAACGCATGTGGCACGTGAAGGAATAGCAGGCATTTTGTGAAACCTCGCGTGTCCGGGTTTGGTACGGGAAACCGTGGGATCGTTACCCTCATAAAGCCCGGTTGCTGAATACTCAAAGTGGCAGGCAGCACAACCTTGAGAGCGGTATTGCCCTTCGGCAGGCGGCGAATCAATATGACATTGAAAGCATTTTTTACGAAGGAGGTGGTCGGCCGGATGTTTTGACACGGAAACCAACTTTTCCCGCTTTAGAANNNNNNNNNNNNNNNNNNNNNNNNNNNNNNNNNNNNNNNNNNNNNNNNNNNNNNNNNNNNNNNNNNNNNNNNNNNNNNNNNNNNNNNNNNNNNNNNNAGCCAAATTCAGGAGGATGAGAAGGGCTGACATTGGCTATCCCGTCATGACAGGTAATGCAAAGTTCTACCTTTCGGTTCCGGTAATCAGAAACCTTGATCCAAGGGTAATCTGGTAAAGTTGCGGTGACCTGGACTTTTTTAATCTCTGGTGTTGTACCCGTTGAGCCGGGTGATTCTGAGGTGAAGGGTTGCAGAAAACGATCTAACGTCCAATCATTTTCCTCAGCGAAAACCGAACAGACCCCTGAAAAGGCCAGAAATAAAACTACAAGTCCCTTGAGAAATTTCAACACTGTTTGATAGGTGATGGTAATAAGGGTGAAGTTGAATATAATACTTTTATTTAGACCGGATCAATCATAAACCAGTGTCACCCGCTCAAGAAAGTCAGAAAGCCCATCCAATTGTTTTTCAATCTTGCTGATGTCTTTTAACTTTGCGGCTTCCTCAATGGCCTCGCCGAATTTGCTGATAGGCATGAAACCGTAGCCACCCCCTGAACCTTGCATGGAATGACCCAGTGTGCGGATTTTATCAAAATTTGAAGTTTTAATTGCTTCGTTAATAGTCTTTACATCATTGCGGCGGTTTTGCAGATATCCGGGTATCAGGTCACTGAGATCCGGGTCAACATGGGCGATGATCTTTTCATCCGGCTTCTTCATCCGGATATGTTAGAGGGTTGAAGTTTTTATTTCAAGCCATTTGGCAAGAATCACTATGTAAAAACTTTATGGGCTGGAAAAAATAGTTTGAGATTAACGTTAGTTTAGGCTTTTCCCCGGCATGATCGCCGGGGGTCGGGCTATATCTTGAGAGTTTCCCAAAAACCAAAAACCCGATTTTAATAAATCGGGTTGTGGAAATAGTACAGGGCGTCGTCTTTCGGCCCAATACTGTAGTCCGGCAGGCTTGAGCAATGTTCGAGAGCGACTTTCCAGTCTGTTCCTTCACGGGTAAACGAATAGCTGCATACACTGTGCTGCCTTTCATCGGTATCATTCGACTTGGAAGTGATGCTGATGATTTCATCAGCCAGAAGATAGCTGACATCTTTGCCGACGTGTCCAGCGAGAACCTGCCTTTGGGTCTGGCATTGCATTTCCCTGAAATCAGACAACATTTGCTGGTAGTCCTTGACCCTGTTTTCCAGCAAGGCACGTTTATCATCCACAATAATAACCAGGTCTTTAGCATAATACTGCGGAAGTTTTTCCGGCTTGGTGCAGGCCAGCTTGTCTATTTTTTTGAGAATACCTGCAAGTCCATCAGTATCAGCCGCTAAAGCCTGACTGCTGAAAACCAGCGAAAGTATTAAAATCAAACCTGTAACGAAGTTGCGTTTTTGCATTGAAAATCTCCGAAAAATATAAATTTAAGAACTTATATAAATGTACACGGTTCTTTTCCAAGAGTCCGCTGCATAATATTTTATTGAAGAGCCAATAACTTCTTTCCCCGGTCTAAGGAAAGTATTGCAGATAAATTTCTACTGTCTCTCCATCTTGTGCCCAGCCGAAAGTGCCAGATCCCGCATAAGTAGAGATGATTCCTTTATTATCCACTTTGCGGATCGTGTTGTTCCCCATATCAGAAATATACAAATTGCCTTTTGAGTCGAATGCGATCGATGCGGGGCTTTTGAACATGGCTTTTGTTGCCGGGCCGCCATCTCCAAAATATCCCTGGTAACCAGTGCCCGCGACCCTGACAATTCTTCCATCCTTGGTGATCTTTCTAACCATATAGGAGTTTATGCCAACGATGTGCAGTTCTCCACTCGGGCTCATGGCCAGGTAATCCATATTACGGATTCCCGCTTCGAGTGCCGGGCCACCATCTCCGGTATTCTCGTGCTTGCCGTTACCAGCAATTGTTGTGACAATGCCCTTGGTGTCGATTTTTCGAATCATGTTATTGGCACCATCAGCGATATACAGGTTCCCTTCTTTATCGGTAGCCAGGGCACTTGGGTCGCGAAAGGCGGCTTCACTAGCAGGTCCACCGTCTCCATAATGGGCAGATTCACCGGTACCTGCGATCGTTGTGATTTCGCCTGAAGCAGAAACTTTTCGAACCTGATGATTGAGCCGATCGGAAATAAACATATTTCCTTTATGGTCAAAGGCAATGTCTGAAAAATTGGTGATGATAGCCAGTTCTCCTGTTTGAACTCTGCCTTTGTATTTACTTTTTGCAATAGCTTCCAGATAGTTTTCATCCGATGTTCCCAGAACTCTCCTCATGGTGTTCGAGGAATCTATTTTCCGAATCAGACTAGTGAATCCACTCGGACTGACAATGTAGAGTTCACCCTGCTTGTTCATTTTTAGGATAGCCGCTCCATAGATAGAAGCTTCCATAGCAGGAAGGTCATCACCGATGTTGCCTCGTATTCCGTTACCTACAATGGTGTTGATGATTCCATCAGGTGAGATTTGTCTAATTCGGTTATGCCCTTTATCAGAAATCAGAAGATTGTCATTTTTATCTACGATGAGTCCCTGGGGAAAGCTCAATGTTGCTCCGGTAGCGGGTCCGCCATCACCTGCGAACATCTTTTTCCCGTTACCTGCAACCGTCTTGACACTACCACGGCGGGGATCAACCTTACGAATGCGATAATGCGACCGGTCGATAACCAGCAGGTTTCCATCCGGGTCCAGGGCCAAACCAAAAGGAAGATGTAAGTTGGTGTCACGAGCTACTTCTGAATCGCCGTTATAATCCTGTCTTCCGGTTCCTGCCACGGTTCGGATCATTCCCTGTGTATCAACGGCTCGGATCCTGTTGTTGTTTCGGTCAGCGATATAAAGAGTTCCGTCTTTACCAACAGCCACACCTGTGGGCCCTGCGACACTGGCTCGATAGGCGGGGCCATTATCTCCTGAGAAAAAGAATCCACCATCTCCAGCTACTGTATGAAGAATACCCTGAGCAGTAACCATTCGAACTCGGTTGCTTTTTCGGTCGGCGATGTACAGGTTTCCTTGTTTATCGAGAGCGAGTCCAAAAGGTTTCGACAATTGCCCCTTGGTGGCTGGGCCGGAATCGCCTTTAGCTCCGTCAATGCCATTGCCTGCGTAAGTAGAGATGACCCCTCTACTGTTTACAACGCGGACTCTTTCATTGGAGCGGTCCGAAATATAAATATTTCCCTTATCATCAACCACGACACCAGAAGGATGCTTGAGCATGGCTTCGCTAGCTTTTCCACCGTCTCCACCGAACCCGGCTGTTCCATTGCCAGCTACTGTAGTGATGGTGCCGCGAGTATCCACTTTTCGAACCCTGTGGTTTTCACGGTCGGCGATGTATAGATTTCCTTTTTTGTCAAAAGTTAAACCGGCGGGCATTTTTAATTTTGCTTCAGTGGCCTTGCCACCATCGCCGCTGTACCCAGCTTCTCCTGACCCGGCAAAACGAGTCATATTACCCTGAGTGTCTACACGACTGATAATATTGTTATCGCGCATTGCGATATAAATATTCCCTTGTTTATCAACAGCTATACCATCAACCAGTGAAACTTCAGTTTCAGTTGCTTTAACCGTTTCAGCCATTGCCGGGATTGCACAAAACACTCCCCACAACAAAATATTGATTACAATTAAAGCTTTAAGATTTTTTTTCAACATGTTCAAACCTCTTGTTGGCGAAAAACTTCATGAAACTCCCAACCCCACCCCAATAAGACAAAATGATATGGGGGAATTAGGATTAATGCCCTTTTTGCGATTGGGAAAAACCCATTTAAAAGGTTGCCTTCTCCTGTCTCAGTGCTAGTTGGCAGGGGAAAAGCTTTAAATATGCTATAAGCGGTCGATTATACTTTGCGTGAAATTGATGTCAATTATTAAAAATTGATATCGAATATTATCTCGTTGGGCTTAATATCTTTAAATGGTACAATTAGTAACATCATGAAGACTTTATTGATTTTTCCGGCACAGTGGTATCCCAGTCAGCCGTATTTAAGTACGCCCTATCTCACTTCCTATTTGCGGGCCAAGGGATGGGATGTGGATCAAAGAGATTTTAATATAGCTTCCTACGACCATTTTTTGTCGGCGCCCCTTTTGCGTAAGGCCGAAAATCTCATGGTTGAAAAGCTGGAATCCCTTAAAAGTCAAGGCTCTCTGTCAATCAAAGAGAAGTCTCACATGGATGTTTTGGCTATGGGGTTGAAATTTTCCGACCGCATTATCACAGGGGTCGATGAGGCAAAATCGGTGCTTAGAACGCCGGAACGGTTTTTTGATTTCCAGTCCTATCAGCAGGCAGACATGGTGATCAAATCAGCACTGAAACTGGTTTCCGATGCGCATGCCCCAGCGGTTTTCAGCCTGTCGACATTTGAGAGCGGTACCCGTGCTGAAGAATCCACCCGCAGGGCACATGAAACCACACGGGATAATAAAACAAATCCCTTCATCCATTTATATGAGAACCATTTGATTCCCAGTGAAGACTGGTCAGGTTATGACGTGGTGGGTATATCCATTATAGGCATTTCACAAATCATCCCCGGGTTGACTTTGGCCCGGTTGCTCAAAGAAAAATATCCACACCTGCATATCACCCTGGGGGGACCAATTTTCAGTGTTAACGCCGGACAGTTGCTCGGTCATCCTGAATTTTTTGATGATTTCTGCCATAGCATTGTCACCTTTGAAGGAGAAGAACCCCTGCATAGACTCCTCACCGCGCTCAAGGCCGGGGATTCATTATCCACAGTTCCCAACCTTGTTCATCTGCAGGGAAGAGAAGTGGTGCAAAATAAAGAACGTGTAGAACTCCGGTTCGAAGAGTTGCCCGGGCCGACATTTGATGGTCTGCCCATGAATGACTACCTTTCTCCCTATCCGATTATTCCGGTTTTACAGAGCCGGGGATGTTATTGGGGCAAGTGTACGTTCTGCACGCATAGTTTTGTTTATGGACACCGATACGGAAAACAAAAAACCAACGGCATGGTGGATGAACTGGAAGCGTTGATGAAAAAATATAATACGAAATATTTCACCTTTTCAGATGAAGCTGTTTCGCCGCACTCGCTCAACGATGTGTCGGAATTGATGATTGAGCGCGGAATAGAAATCCGTTCCCTGGCATTGTTGAAATTTGAAAAGGTCATGGACGAGGAATTATTCACCAAGATGAAAAAAGCCGGTTTCATCTTCCTGATGTTCGGGTTGGAAAGCGCTAACGACCGGGTGCTGGCACTCATCGATAAGGGAACCACCAAAGAAGTGGAACGGGACGTCTTGATGAAAAGCCATAAAGCGGGTATCTGGAACCATTCGTTCCTGTTTTTCGGGTTCCCCACTGAAACCCGCCCGGAAGCCCAGGAGACCATCGACTTCTTGCGCGATAATCTCGAATCGATCCATTCCTTCGGTCCGGGTGTGTTCCTGCTGAACCGGGACTCCAGTTGTTATCAGTACCCGGAAAAGTTTTCCATTGAACGCATCATCGAAGACCCGGAACGGAACATTGCCATGAACCTCGATTTTGTCGCTACAGAAGGAATGTCCCGTGAAGAAGCCGGGGAAATGAACAGTAAATGCATCAGCATGGCGGAAGAACTTTTTCAGTCCCTTCAATTATGGGGAACTTTGCCAAGAGAACATTTTTTGCTCTATCTCGACAAGTTCGGCAAAGAATCGTTGAACGGTAAACCGCCAACTGAAGAGGAAGAGGAAAAGGCCCTTTGCAGGGCCTAGCCCCCTGACGGGAGTAGTTTTCAAAGAGGGTGAAAATATTATTAAACCACCCTCACCTCAATCCTCTCCCTTCAAGGAGAGGAGGCAAAAAATTCCTTCTCCCCTGGAGGGAGAAGGGTAGGATGAGGGGGCGTAAGGATTAGTTTGAAATTACTTCATGATTGGAATAACACATTGATGAAATCATTATTAATATTTCCACCGGACTGGTTGCCATCCGAACCTTACCTGAGCCTGCCATCACTGGCTTCGGTGTTGCGTCCGGCGGGGCATGAGGTTTCGCAAATCGATGTCAACGTCGAGATGTACGACCTGTTTTTCAGTCCCCGGTTTCTCGAGCATGTGTCGCAGCGCATTGCTAACGAGCTGCAGTTCCTTCAGGAAGTCGAACAAAAACGTGCGCTCAATGAAGAGGAACAGGAACTGATGCAACGGCTGCTCACCTGCACGCCGGAACTGTTCCAGCAGTTTTCCGCAGATGTCGAACGGGCTAAAGGTATTCTGCGCGGCAAAGCGTTTTACGATATCGACCAGTTGGAGTGGGCCACGAACTGCCTGCACCAGGTCATGGCATTGATCTCGCTCGGTTACTATCCTGCACAAATCTGTTTTCCTCCCATCGAAACGGATATCGTTTACAAACCGTTCATGTCGTCAGAAATTCTTGAATCGCTTGACGACGACCAGATCAACATCTACCGCGATGTCTACAGCATGCTGATCCGTCCGGTGATGGAACGTGAACGTCCGATGATGGTTGGCATCTCGGTGGTGCAACAGAAACAACTCATCGCCACGTTCACCTTCTGCAAAATGATCAAGGAAGAGTTCCCGGGAACGCATATCACTCTGGGCGGTAACATCATCACCCGCATTCGGGATACTCTCCCTGAGATGAAGGGATTGTGGGAATGGTTTGACACCGCCGTGGTGTATGAAGGCGAGTCGGCTTATTTGAAACTGACTGAAGCGGTGAAAAACGGCAGCAAAGATTTATCCCAACTGCCGAACCTCATCTATAAAGACGATGAGGGCATCCACACCAACAAAGAAGTCTGCTCTGAAGCGTTGGCCGAATTGCCGCCGCCGGACTTTGACGGGTTGCCGCTGGAAAAATATTTTGTGCCCAACCTCATCCTGCCTTATCTCGCGACAAGAGGATGTTATTGGGGGCGCTGTACCTTCTGCGACCATTTCCAGGGATACGTTGAAGGGTTCCGCACCAAGCAGGTGGACCAGATCATTGGTGAGATCAAACACCTCAAGGAAAAATACGGAACCCGGTTTTTCCATTTCACCGATGAGTCTTATCCCCCGGCACTGTTCCAGAAACTGTCGCGCCGTTTGATCGACGATAAACTCGATATCGCCTGGACCACCCACATGCGGTTTGAAGAATCCTTACTGGAAGAACAGGTCTGGAAAGACGTCGCCGAATCGGGTTGTAAATATTTGCACTTCGGCTACGAGTCCGGCAACCAGCGTGTTCTGAAACTCATGGATAAAGCCACGAAACTCGATGCCATCGAAACCAACCTGCGTATGTCGTCTGAAGCGGGAATCTGGAATCACCTGATGGGGTTCTTCGGCTTCCCCGGAGAAACGGAAGAAGAGGCGGGCGATAGCAAAGCCTTCGTCGAGAAAAACGCGGCGCATATCCACTCCCTCGGGTTCATGACCTTTGTGCTGGGGAAATACAGTCCCATAGCGTTCGAGCCGGAGAAATACGGCATCACCTATTACAAAAACCCGGAGTGGGATCTCGCGCTGGATTACTACTTCACCACCAAAGATGGACTCAGCATTCAGGACGCGATGAACGTGTTCGATGAGTTTGAGCGCAATCACAACACCAAATGGGATCTACGAACCTGTGTCAGGGAATACATCTTCCTCTACATCGATAAATACGGATCCAATCACCTTCCACAACTCGAAGTCACCGAAGAACAAAGACGGCAAATGCAACACACCGCCATCGGCATGGTCTGAGCGTTTGCCGTGACTTTGCCACCGGCCGCTTGGCCGGTTATTTGCCGATGCAGAACTGTCCGAAGATTTTATCGAGCAGGTCTTCTTCAAAAGTCTTGCCGAGTATGGTGCCGATGTGTTCCATGGCGAGGGTGACGTCTACCGCAACGAGTTCTTCTGAAAAACCAGACACCAGACTTTCGCAGGCGTTGTGCAGTGCATGGGCTGCTTGTTGCAGATGGTCACGATGACGTTCGCGGGTGATGATGAGAGACTCGCCAATTCTTTCTCCACGGGTTGCTTTCTGGTAGATGGATTCTTTTAGAGTATCGAATCCATTCAGCGTTTTAGTGGACAGGGTGATCGGTTGTTCTCCTGCAAGAAAACTTTCTATTTGGTCTTTTTGCCAGGAAGAGGGCAGGTCGGATTTATTGAGCACCACCAGTTTAGGTTTTTTGCCCACTTCTTTAATCAACAGTTGGTCGTTCTCATTGAGAGGTTGGGAGGAATCAAAAACCACCAGCGCGAGGTCTGCCTTTTCGAGAGCCGCACGGGTTCTCTGGATGCCTTCTTCTTCGATGATTTCCGGGTTGTCTCTAAGGCCTGCTGAATCAATGATGACAATATGAGTGTCTTTGATGCGTGTCCGTTCTTCAAGAGTGTCGCGGGTCGTGCCGGCTATGGGCGTGACGATGGCGCGGTCTTCCTGCAGGAGGGCGTTAAGCAGGCTGGACTTGCCAACGTTGGGTTTGCCGACCAGCGCGACCTGCATTCCTTCCCTTACAATTCGTCCCTGCCGGAAAGAGTCCGCCATTTGTTTCAATTCGCTTTCGACCTGGTGAATATTCTTTCTTGTCGTGTCGCGCGATTCGAAAGTGAGACCGTCTTCTGAAAAATCTATTGCGGCTTCCAACTGGGCCTGAGAGGCAAGTAAATTTTCGTGCAGGGTGTTCAGCCTTTTTGAGAGACCCCCTTTAAGTTGACTCATGGCAGAATTTAAAGCACGGTCGGATGCGGAGTCGATCACATCCGCGACCGCTTCAGCCTGGGTCAAATCGAGCCTGCCGTTGGTGAATGCCCGGCGGGTGAACTCACCCGGCTCTGCCAGCCGTGCTCCTTGTTCCAGAACCAGTTGAAGGATTCTTGATATTATCCATGACCCACCGTGAGCGCTGATCTCTATGACATCTTCGGCGGTATAACTTTTAGGCGCTTTGAAAAAAGTGAGAAGGACCTGGTCGATACATTGTTCTGAGATGGGATCGCGGATTTCTCCATATAAAACTTTATGAGGACNNNNNNNNNNNNNNNNNNNNNNNNNNNNNNNNNNNNNNNNNNNNNNNNNNNNNNNNNNNNNNNNNNNNNNNNNNNNNNNNNNNNNNNNNNNNNNNNNNATGAAATAATTTCGAGGCAATGTTTAACGCTTTGTCACCGCTAATGCGGATGACGGCGATTCCTCCTTCTCCCGGAGGTGTGGCAATGGCTGTGATGGTATCTTTCATAGTCGCCCGGCGAGCCGCCGGTGGCAATGGGGCGGTGATTCTGACGCAACCGCCAAAAGTATAGGGTCAATTAGTTATGGCACATTATAACCCTGTGACCTCTCCTGGGCACGAAGTTTAAGGAAGAATTAAATGAATGTGAAAATATTTTTTAGGGGCTCGTGTACACCTTCGGGGCATGAAGGCAAAGGTTAAATATCACAAGCAAACGAACGTCTGCCTCACGTTGCCAACGGCGGCTCGCCGTTAGTCTTTGGCGACGTGGTAGATGTAGTATTGCTGTGAGATGGTCAGCATATTATTGACGGTCCAGTAGATGACGAGTCCAGACGGAAACGAAATGAACAGGAAGGTGAACACGATGGGAAGGAACATCATGATCTTCTGTTGCATGGGGTCACCCACTGAAGGAGTCAACCGTTGCTGCAGGAACATGGTTGCGCCCATCAATACCGGGTAGACGTAGTAAGGATCGGCAACGGAGAGGTCGGTGATCCAGCCGATGAACGGGGCACCGCGCAGTTCAATTGAAAAGAACAAGGCGTGGTAGAGGGCGATGAATACCGGAATCTGTAAAAGCATCGGCAAACAGCCGCCAACCGGGTTCACCTTGTGCTTTTTGTAGAGTTCCAGCAGTTCTTCGTTCATTTTCTGCCGGTCGTCCTTATTTCTTTCCTGAATGATT belongs to Nitrospinota bacterium and includes:
- the mnmE gene encoding tRNA uridine-5-carboxymethylaminomethyl(34) synthesis GTPase MnmE; the encoded protein is PHKVLYGEIRDPISEQCIDQVLLTFFKAPKSYTAEDVIEISAHGGSWIISRILQLVLEQGARLAEPGEFTRRAFTNGRLDLTQAEAVADVIDSASDRALNSAMSQLKGGLSKRLNTLHENLLASQAQLEAAIDFSEDGLTFESRDTTRKNIHQVESELKQMADSFRQGRIVREGMQVALVGKPNVGKSSLLNALLQEDRAIVTPIAGTTRDTLEERTRIKDTHIVIIDSAGLRDNPEIIEEEGIQRTRAALEKADLALVVFDSSQPLNENDQLLIKEVGKKPKLVVLNKSDLPSSWQKDQIESFLAGEQPITLSTKTLNGFDTLKESIYQKATRGERIGESLIITRERHRDHLQQAAHALHNACESLVSGFSEELVAVDVTLAMEHIGTILGKTFEEDLLDKIFGQFCIGK
- a CDS encoding radical SAM protein, with translation MKTLLIFPAQWYPSQPYLSTPYLTSYLRAKGWDVDQRDFNIASYDHFLSAPLLRKAENLMVEKLESLKSQGSLSIKEKSHMDVLAMGLKFSDRIITGVDEAKSVLRTPERFFDFQSYQQADMVIKSALKLVSDAHAPAVFSLSTFESGTRAEESTRRAHETTRDNKTNPFIHLYENHLIPSEDWSGYDVVGISIIGISQIIPGLTLARLLKEKYPHLHITLGGPIFSVNAGQLLGHPEFFDDFCHSIVTFEGEEPLHRLLTALKAGDSLSTVPNLVHLQGREVVQNKERVELRFEELPGPTFDGLPMNDYLSPYPIIPVLQSRGCYWGKCTFCTHSFVYGHRYGKQKTNGMVDELEALMKKYNTKYFTFSDEAVSPHSLNDVSELMIERGIEIRSLALLKFEKVMDEELFTKMKKAGFIFLMFGLESANDRVLALIDKGTTKEVERDVLMKSHKAGIWNHSFLFFGFPTETRPEAQETIDFLRDNLESIHSFGPGVFLLNRDSSCYQYPEKFSIERIIEDPERNIAMNLDFVATEGMSREEAGEMNSKCISMAEELFQSLQLWGTLPREHFLLYLDKFGKESLNGKPPTEEEEEKALCRA
- a CDS encoding radical SAM protein gives rise to the protein MKSLLIFPPDWLPSEPYLSLPSLASVLRPAGHEVSQIDVNVEMYDLFFSPRFLEHVSQRIANELQFLQEVEQKRALNEEEQELMQRLLTCTPELFQQFSADVERAKGILRGKAFYDIDQLEWATNCLHQVMALISLGYYPAQICFPPIETDIVYKPFMSSEILESLDDDQINIYRDVYSMLIRPVMERERPMMVGISVVQQKQLIATFTFCKMIKEEFPGTHITLGGNIITRIRDTLPEMKGLWEWFDTAVVYEGESAYLKLTEAVKNGSKDLSQLPNLIYKDDEGIHTNKEVCSEALAELPPPDFDGLPLEKYFVPNLILPYLATRGCYWGRCTFCDHFQGYVEGFRTKQVDQIIGEIKHLKEKYGTRFFHFTDESYPPALFQKLSRRLIDDKLDIAWTTHMRFEESLLEEQVWKDVAESGCKYLHFGYESGNQRVLKLMDKATKLDAIETNLRMSSEAGIWNHLMGFFGFPGETEEEAGDSKAFVEKNAAHIHSLGFMTFVLGKYSPIAFEPEKYGITYYKNPEWDLALDYYFTTKDGLSIQDAMNVFDEFERNHNTKWDLRTCVREYIFLYIDKYGSNHLPQLEVTEEQRRQMQHTAIGMV
- a CDS encoding Hpt domain-containing protein, with translation MKKPDEKIIAHVDPDLSDLIPGYLQNRRNDVKTINEAIKTSNFDKIRTLGHSMQGSGGGYGFMPISKFGEAIEEAAKLKDISKIEKQLDGLSDFLERVTLVYD
- a CDS encoding cytochrome c3 family protein, which gives rise to MSKHPADHLLRKKCFQCHIDSPPAEGQYRSQGCAACHFEYSATGLYEGNDPTVSRTKPGHARFHKMPAIPSRATCVQCHRSFTLQTLGMEPHEMLDTLEETENTAIDMETSVDNSDQENVSSVINTSETKEDPVEQENIPSTNNDLVISESETTEKPATSRGFSLYAGKGKVKKDVHTAKGMDCTDCHTQLDIMGDGNIYSKQHEAVEIRCETCHGDSLSYPLISQITEPSDPSIRISRHYTGGSNRVGDWMAVTATSHKMTNVKVQDGRMVTMGKQTGKAHEIPLVKDYLDAHSIPQHQSRLECTACHARWVVRCPGCHQNIGPDQSNVPEFHPLDIGEPALMIGPRGKVAPMLIQQEKQLTVLDERGHPIPVLEKMGDERGHYRKWEFTNPHGTSGSNLAYALNPHSIQKKSRSCISCHLSPETLGLGAGDLKIGKSFTGKNDFVDPLNRTDKILNASKFDPQAKTSMRGEALAGTSQPKARTFNQKEIVRILRVGNCIPCHDQYDDPIYQNINQSYAFARTMEHRQLRKKILNLRQPAE